From Dryobates pubescens isolate bDryPub1 unplaced genomic scaffold, bDryPub1.pri scaffold_104_arrow_ctg1, whole genome shotgun sequence, one genomic window encodes:
- the LOC104308126 gene encoding uncharacterized protein LOC104308126 codes for MRNRASRPPSTPLSRHRDPPAASLPWHPSSCTPQTLPRLSLLAPRTFLVPPGLHSLRYFHISLAEPSLGLPQFTAVGYVDGVPIARYDSNSRRMEPLREWMKANLEQGYWDGQTHTEQINERMNEVNLVIVQARYNQSGSEWGWEGVRSASLEMPFPPGRAGSACQGAWLAERFRLLLVDGRLSGRGSPAVGVAAPQWAGRGGARELADRTPVTAHRTPDTAHRTPPVVPALCRVTLRSHSQVSLRDQSHQRHGVSVGSRLGFAPGGPRRSRERSGVIASIAMGSRWVLGLGLFLGVLGGAVNGLHSLRYFHISLAEPSWGLPQFTAVGYVDGVPIARYDSNSRRMEPLREWMKANLDQGYWDGQTHLEQINERMNEVNIDILQTRYNQSGRPQTLQQIHGCDLLEDGSTRGYYQSAIDGRDFLALNEDMKTFTAADQAAVLTKRKWEEDGTVAEHWKHYLEKTCVEWLKRYLSYGQAELERREPPVVRVSGKESQGILSLSCRLYGFYPRPIGVSWLKGAEVRDQDTQRGSIVPNSDGSFSTWASIEVLPQEQELYRCRVEHSSLPQPRLYSWEPEGRSLPVVLAVVAAVVTVVATVGMGIAVWKWRSGESLGGEEAEGGKIRRKASTRYHQLAGVLLQRGRLVAVLAAAYKITACETECV; via the exons ATGCGAAACAGA GCATCGAGACCCCCTTCAACTCCCTTATCTCGGCACCGggacccccctgcagcctctcttcccTGGCATCCTAGCTCCTGCACCCCGCAGACCCTCCCCAGGCTCTCTCTCTTGGCACCCAGGACCTTCCTtgtccccccagggctgcactcCCTGCGCTATTTCCACATCTCGCTGGCGGAGCCCAGCTTGGGGCTGCCTCAGTTCACGGCTGTGGGGTACGTGGATGGGGTCCCCATCGCTCGCTAcgacagcaacagcaggaggatggagccccTGAGGGAGTGGATGAAGGCCAACCTGGAGCAGGGGTACTGGGATGGCCAGACCCACACTGAACAGATCAACGAGAGGATGAACGAAGTGAACCTGGTTATCGTGCAGGCGAGATACAACCAGAGTGggagtgagtggggctgggaaggggttcg GTCTGCATCATTGGAAATGCCCTTCCCACCCGGCCGGGCTGGATCTGCCTGCCAAGGGGCGTGGCTAGCGGAGCGCTTCAGGCTGCTATTGGTGGACGGGAGGCTCAGTGGGCGTGGCAGCCCCGCAGTGGGCGTGGCAGCCCCGCAgtgggcggggcggggcggggcgagAGAGCTCGCAGACCGCACACCGGTCACCGCACACCGCACACCGGACACCGCACACCGCACACCTCCTGTTGTGCCTGCTCTCTGTCGAGTTACGCTCAGGAGTCATAGCCAAGTGTCGCTCCGGGATCAGAGCCATCAGCGCCATGGGGTCTCGGTGGGTTCTCGGCTTGGGTTTGCTCCTGGGGGTCCTCGGAGGAGCCGTGAACG CTCAGGAGTCATAGCCAGCATCGCCATGGGGTCCCGGTGGGTTCTGGGCTTGGGTTTGTTCCTGGGGGTCCTCGGAGGAGCCGTGAACG ggctgcactcCCTGCGCTATTTCCACATCTCGCTGGCGgagcccagctgggggctgcctcaGTTCACGGCTGTGGGGTACGTGGATGGGGTCCCCATCGCTCGCTAcgacagcaacagcaggaggatggagccccTGAGGGAGTGGATGAAGGCCAACCTGGACCAGGGGTACTGGGATGGCCAGACCCACCTAGAACAGATCAACGAGAGGATGAACGAAGTGAACATTGACATCCTGCAGACGAGATACAACCAGAGTGgga GGCCTCAGACACTGCAGCAGATACATGGCTGTGACCTGCTGGAGGATGGCAGCACCAGGGGGTACTATCAGAGTGCCATCGATGGGAGAGACTTCCTGGCCCTCAATGAGGACATGAAGACCTTCACTGCAGCAGACCaagcagctgtgctcaccaAGAGGAAGTGGGAGGAGGATGGGACAGTGGCTGAGCACTGGAAGCACTACCTGGAGAAAACCTGTGTGGAGTGGCTGAAGAGATACCTGAGCTAtgggcaggctgagctggagaggagag agcccccagtgGTGCGAGTGTCAGGGAAGGAGAGCCAGGGCATCCTGAGCTTGTCCTGCCGCCTGTATGGCTTCTACCCGCGGCCCATCGGCGTCAGCTGGCTGAAGGGGGCCGAGGTGCGGGACCAGGACACCCAGCGGGGCAGCATCGTCCCCAACAGCGACGGCAGCTTCTCCACCTGGGCCTCCATCGAGGTGCTGccgcaggagcaggagctctaCCGCTGCCGGGTGGAGCactccagcctgccccagccccgcctCTACTCCTGGG aGCCGGAGGGGCGGTCGCTGCCCGTGGTGCTGGCAGTGGTCGCGGCGGTGGTCACCGTCGTGGCTACCGTCGGGATGGGCATTGCCGTCTGGAAGTGGAGATCAGGTGAGAGCTtagggggagaggaggcagagggtg GGAAGATCAGAAGAAAGGCTTCAACCCGGTACCACCAG TTAGCCGGTGTGCTGCTGCAGCGAGGCCGCCTTGTGGCTGTGCTCGCAGCTGCTTACAAGATAACAGCATGCGAAACAGAGTGTGTGTGA
- the LOC104301077 gene encoding LOW QUALITY PROTEIN: class I histocompatibility antigen, F10 alpha chain-like (The sequence of the model RefSeq protein was modified relative to this genomic sequence to represent the inferred CDS: substituted 1 base at 1 genomic stop codon), with translation MGSRWVLGLGLLLGVLGGAVNGLHSLRYFHISLAEPSWGLPQFTAVGYVDGVPIARYDSNSRRMEPLREWMKANLEQGYWDGQTHTEQINERMNEVNLVIVQARYNQSGRPQTLQQIHGCDLLEDGSTRGYYQSAIDGRDFLALNEDMKTFTAADQAAVLTKRKWEEDGTVAERLKHYLEKTCVEWLKRYLSYGQAELERREPPVVRVSGKESQGILSLSCRLYGFYPRPIGVSWLKGAEVRDQDTQRGSIVPNSDGSFSTWASIEVLPQEQELYRCRVEHSSLPQPRLYSWEPEGRSLPVVLAVVAAVVTAVAAVGMGIAVWKWRSGESXGRGEAEGGKIRRKASPGTTS, from the exons ctcCCTGCGCTATTTCCACATCTCGCTGGCGgagcccagctgggggctgcctcaGTTCACGGCTGTGGGGTACGTGGATGGGGTCCCCATCGCTCGCTAcgacagcaacagcaggaggatggagccccTGAGGGAGTGGATGAAGGCCAACCTGGAGCAGGGGTACTGGGATGGCCAGACCCACACTGAACAGATCAACGAGAGGATGAACGAAGTGAACCTGGTTATCGTGCAGGCGAGATACAACCAGAGTGgga GGCCTCAGACACTGCAGCAGATACATGGCTGTGACCTGCTGGAGGATGGCAGCACCAGGGGGTACTATCAGAGTGCCATCGATGGGAGAGACTTCCTGGCCCTCAATGAGGACATGAAGACCTTCACTGCAGCAGACCaagcagctgtgctcaccaAGAGGAAGTGGGAGGAGGATGGGACAGTGGCTGAGAGGTTGAAGCACTACCTGGAGAAAACCTGTGTGGAGTGGCTGAAGAGATACCTGAGCTAtgggcaggctgagctggagaggagag agcccccagtgGTGCGAGTGTCAGGGAAGGAGAGCCAGGGCATCCTGAGCTTGTCCTGCCGCCTGTATGGCTTCTACCCGCGGCCCATCGGCGTCAGCTGGCTGAAGGGGGCCGAGGTGCGGGACCAGGACACCCAGCGGGGCAGCATCGTCCCCAACAGCGACGGCAGCTTCTCCACCTGGGCCTCCATCGAGGTGCTGccgcaggagcaggagctctaCCGCTGCCGGGTGGAGCactccagcctgccccagccccgcctCTACTCCTGGG aGCCGGAGGGGCGGTCGCTGCCTGTGGTGCTGGCAGTGGTCGCGGCGGTGGTCACGGCGGTGGCTGCCGTCGGGATGGGCATTGCCGTCTGGAAGTGGAGATCAGgtgagagctgagggagaggggaggcagagggtg GGAAGATCAGAAGAAAGGCTTCACCCGGTACCACCAG TTAG